The following proteins come from a genomic window of Ammospiza nelsoni isolate bAmmNel1 chromosome 6, bAmmNel1.pri, whole genome shotgun sequence:
- the FOS gene encoding protein c-Fos: MMYQGFAGEYEASSSRCSSASPAGDSLTYYPSPADSFSSMGSPVNPQDFCTDLAASSASFVPTVTAISTSPDLQWLVQPTLISSVAPSQSRGHPYGVSAAAPTTSYSRPAVLKAPGGRGQSIGRRGKVEQLSPEEEEKRRIRRERNKMAAAKCRNRRRELTDTLQAETDQLEEEKSALQAEIANLLKEKEKLEFILAAHRPACKMPEELCFSEELAAASAATALDLGTPSPPMTEEAAFALPLMPEAPPAVPPKETGSSGLELKAEPFDELLFSTGPREASRSVPDMDLPGASFYPSDWESLTAGTSGELEPLCTPVVTCTPCPSTYTSTFVFTYPEAEAFPSCAAAHRKGSSSNEPSSDSLSSPTLLAL; encoded by the exons ATGATGTATCAGGGCTTCGCCGGAGAGTACGAGGCTTCGTCCTCCCGCTGCAGCAGCGCTTCCCCGGCCGGGGACAGCCTCACCTACTATCCCTCTCCGGCGGACTCCTTCTCGAGCATGGGCTCGCCTGTCAACCCGCAG GACTTCTGCACCGACCTGGCCGCCTCCAGCGCCAGCTTTGTGCCTACGGTGACGGCTATCTCCACCAGCCCCGACCTGCAGTGGCTGGTGCAGCCCACTCTCATCTCTTCAGTGGCCCCCTCCCAGAGCCGCGGGCACCCCTACGGCGTCTCGGCGGCCGCCCCCACCACCTCCTACTCCCGCCCCGCAGTGCTGAAGGCGCCGGGCGGCCGCGGACAGAGCATCGGCCGCCGGGGCAAAGTTGAACAG CTGTCcccggaggaggaggaaaagagaaggatcCGCCGGGAACGGAACAAAATGGCAGCGGCCAAGTGCCGCAACCGGCGGCGGGAGCTCACCGACACGCTGCAGGCG gaGACCGaccagctggaggaggagaagtcCGCGCTGCAGGCGGAGATTGCTAAcctgctgaaggagaaggagaagctggAGTTTATCCTGGCGGCTCACCGGCCCGCCTGCAAGATGCCCGAGGAGTTGTGCTTCTCcgaggagctggcagctgccagcgcCGCTACCGCGCTGGacctgggcacccccagcccccccatGACCGAGGAGGCTGCCTTTGCTCTGCCGCTGATGCCTGAAGCGCCGCCGGCCGTGCCGCCCAAGGAGACCGGCAGCAGCGGGCTGGAGCTCAAGGCTGAGCCCTTCGACGAGCTGCTCTTCTCCACGGGGCCGCGGGAGGCCTCCCGCTCTGTGCCCGACATGGACCTGCCTGGGGCCTCCTTCTACCCGTCGGACTGGGAGTCGCTGACTGCCGGGACCAGCGGTgagctggagcccctctgcacCCCTGTGGTGACCTGCACCCCGTGCCCCAGCACCTACACCTCCACCTTCGTCTTCACCTACCCCGAGGCAGAGGCCTTCCCCAGCTGCGCTGCCGCGCACcggaagggcagcagcagcaacgaGCCCTCGTCCGACTCCCTCAGCTCCCCCACCCTGCTGGCTTTGTGA